Proteins found in one Promicromonospora sukumoe genomic segment:
- a CDS encoding thymidine kinase has translation MAQLVFFSGTMDSGKSTLALQTDHNFRARGRAGLIFSRGDRAGADRVSSRLGLEVAAVEVTDDTDFWVEIGARRAGGEAVDYLVCDEAQFYSPAQVEQLARLVDETEIDIFAFGITTDFRTRLFPGSARLIELADRVELLQVQSLCWCGARATHNARTVDGIMVTEGEQVVIGDVGLAEVAYEVLCRRHHMRRMTALTARRHSVDESLWD, from the coding sequence GTGGCTCAGCTCGTCTTCTTCTCCGGGACCATGGACTCCGGCAAGTCCACCCTCGCCCTGCAGACCGACCACAACTTCCGCGCCCGCGGACGCGCGGGGCTCATCTTCAGCCGCGGCGACCGGGCCGGCGCCGACCGCGTCTCCAGCCGGCTGGGCCTGGAGGTCGCGGCCGTCGAGGTCACCGACGACACCGACTTCTGGGTCGAGATCGGCGCGCGGCGGGCGGGCGGCGAGGCCGTCGACTACCTCGTGTGCGACGAGGCGCAGTTCTACTCGCCCGCGCAGGTGGAGCAGCTCGCCCGGCTGGTGGACGAGACGGAGATCGACATCTTCGCGTTCGGCATCACCACCGACTTCCGCACCCGGCTCTTCCCCGGATCGGCCCGGCTCATCGAGCTCGCCGACCGCGTCGAGCTGCTCCAGGTGCAGTCCCTGTGCTGGTGCGGCGCCCGCGCCACGCACAACGCACGCACCGTCGACGGCATCATGGTCACCGAGGGCGAGCAGGTGGTGATCGGCGACGTCGGCCTCGCCGAGGTCGCGTACGAGGTGCTCTGCCGCCGCCACCACATGCGCCGCATGACCGCCCTGACGGCGCGCCGCCACTCGGTGGACGAGTCCCTCTGGGACTAG
- a CDS encoding alkaline phosphatase family protein: MSAPHLPEPLVAPSYDTASLAAVLPAAAGALGHDLTTATGLGSAASRAALGLPDADRVVVVLVDGLGLRNLAERGGHAPFLRGLLRDRGEEEATLTSSFPSTTASALSILGTGTAPGRTGMVGYTQRDAATGRLASVVQWRDLGDPADVQREPTVLETLAAAGTRVVAPGPRKFAGSGMSQAALRGPAHVAAETFEQRVDATVAALRRPADPQGTGQSLVYLYQGDVDKTGHGFGWDSWQWGDALESTDRELARLLRSVPRGTLVLVTADHGQIKADPGLQWDVATDPALYPGVAMVGGEPRALHLYTEPGTDPADVAARWTERLGDHALVVLRDRAVADGWFGPVAEHVLPALGDVVVAMTGAATVVDSRVHSANARAMPGVHGSLTPHEMLVPFLTALS; this comes from the coding sequence GTGAGCGCACCGCACCTGCCCGAGCCCCTGGTCGCGCCGTCCTACGACACGGCCAGCCTCGCCGCCGTCCTGCCCGCCGCCGCGGGCGCCCTGGGCCACGACCTCACCACGGCCACGGGCCTGGGCTCGGCCGCGAGCCGCGCCGCCCTCGGCCTGCCCGACGCCGACCGCGTGGTCGTCGTGCTGGTCGACGGGCTCGGCCTGCGCAACCTCGCCGAGCGCGGCGGGCACGCGCCGTTCCTGCGCGGGCTGCTGCGGGACCGGGGCGAGGAGGAGGCGACGCTCACCTCCAGCTTCCCGTCGACGACGGCGTCGGCCCTGAGCATCCTCGGGACGGGCACCGCCCCCGGCCGCACCGGGATGGTCGGCTACACGCAGCGCGACGCCGCCACCGGCAGGCTCGCCTCCGTGGTGCAGTGGCGCGACCTCGGCGACCCCGCCGACGTGCAGCGCGAGCCCACCGTCCTGGAGACGCTCGCCGCCGCCGGCACGCGCGTGGTGGCCCCCGGCCCGCGCAAGTTCGCGGGCTCCGGCATGAGCCAGGCCGCGCTGCGGGGCCCCGCCCACGTCGCCGCCGAGACCTTCGAGCAGCGCGTGGACGCCACCGTCGCGGCGCTGCGGCGGCCGGCCGACCCGCAGGGCACCGGGCAGAGCCTCGTCTACCTGTACCAGGGCGACGTCGACAAGACGGGGCACGGCTTCGGCTGGGACTCCTGGCAGTGGGGCGACGCGCTGGAGTCGACCGACCGGGAGCTGGCCCGTCTGCTGCGGAGCGTCCCGCGCGGCACGCTGGTGCTCGTCACGGCCGACCACGGCCAGATCAAGGCCGACCCCGGCCTCCAGTGGGACGTCGCGACCGACCCCGCGCTGTACCCCGGCGTCGCCATGGTGGGTGGCGAGCCGCGCGCCCTGCACCTCTACACCGAGCCCGGCACCGACCCGGCCGACGTCGCCGCGCGGTGGACCGAGCGGCTGGGCGACCACGCCCTGGTCGTGCTCCGGGACCGGGCCGTCGCGGACGGCTGGTTCGGGCCGGTCGCCGAGCACGTGCTGCCCGCGCTCGGGGACGTGGTGGTGGCGATGACCGGCGCCGCCACCGTCGTCGACTCCCGGGTGCACTCCGCGAACGCCCGGGCCATGCCCGGCGTGCACGGCTCCCTCACCCCGCACGAGATGCTCGTGCCGTTCCTGACCGCGCTCTCCTAG
- a CDS encoding DUF5998 family protein, translating into MPHAPTDARDDLTAHLHRAGYYPELVADVLDVALAGEEVVAHLVQAETTFDSEVRRHLTVLVLTPTRLVTAHVDDHTGEDPARPGSASATTEVVPVREIRSVALTHVIADPERYPRRGATREVTLAVGWGAVSRVDLEPASCVDPNCTADHGLTGQVTPDDVVVRVSGEAEGDAAVRAAVDFAKALSLATSA; encoded by the coding sequence GTGCCCCATGCCCCTACCGATGCCCGTGACGACCTGACCGCCCACCTGCACCGGGCCGGCTACTACCCCGAGCTCGTCGCCGACGTGCTCGACGTGGCCCTGGCCGGCGAGGAGGTGGTGGCCCACCTCGTGCAGGCCGAGACCACCTTCGACTCGGAGGTGCGCCGGCACCTGACCGTCCTGGTGCTGACACCGACCCGCCTGGTCACCGCGCACGTGGACGACCACACGGGGGAGGACCCGGCCAGGCCCGGCTCGGCGTCCGCCACCACCGAGGTGGTCCCGGTGCGCGAGATCCGCTCCGTGGCGCTGACCCACGTGATCGCGGACCCGGAGCGCTACCCGCGCCGCGGCGCGACGCGCGAGGTCACGCTCGCGGTGGGCTGGGGCGCCGTCTCCCGCGTCGACCTGGAGCCGGCCTCCTGCGTGGACCCGAACTGCACGGCCGACCACGGTCTGACCGGCCAGGTGACGCCCGACGACGTCGTGGTCCGCGTCTCCGGCGAGGCCGAGGGCGACGCCGCGGTCCGGGCCGCCGTCGACTTCGCCAAGGCCCTGTCCCTGGCCACGTCTGCGTGA
- a CDS encoding bifunctional acetate--CoA ligase family protein/GNAT family N-acetyltransferase — translation MDQPGRADGREYPVEWEADVVLRDGSTTHVRPIRPEDADALQRFQMAQSERSTYLRFFAALQRIPDRLLTQLVTVDHVRRVALVAVRPGADDDGASREDIVGVTRYDVTDDEPGRRTAEVAFNIADALQGQGLGSVLLEHIAAAARERGVHRFIAEVLPQNRAMLGVFREAGYDVEQHLDDGVVTVSVDLDPTDRSREVMADREHRTEARSMQGLLSARRVLLVGPTGAAGPASAAEDIDQLLVSRVREAYAADPGDTELLVLGDDVTWADLAPKNNDTESTVDLAVVAAPPDEVIDAVRRLRGTGAHGVVVLSAGWAETGPAGVARRRELLRTAHAEGMRVVGPASYGLLTNVPGASLRASLALTAPRPGRVGLFSQSAPTAVTAAETVKRRGLGLSTLVSAGHRADVSGNDVMQYWQDDPHTDVVCLYLETLGNPRKFSRIARRLALVKPVVVVVAGRHGSVVPPGHTVRATRAPRRMLDEVLRQSGVIRAENTHQLMDVAQVLAHQPLPTGGRVGILASSPSLAALVADAVAAAGLTVVGPPEPLSAGAPDDEIAAAVDALYGPDACDAVVVVSVPVVLPRTDAMARAVAEAAARTGRTTVVSALGLHGMPDELAATVPEGLPGAGEEIRIPAFSTPEDAVWALGEVVRYARWRTQDHGSPVRPALREGVSDGVARTQARTLVGSLLARHPDGTTLDQDAATELLACYGLRLWGSRSVRAPQEAVAAAEELGWPVALKIASPALRHRADLGGVRLDIADAEDLVEDAERMLASASALLPAPDPVLEVQAMAPTGVACVVRSVEDELFGPVVSFGVAGDAVDLLDDVTHGVPPLTDVDVARMVRGVRAAPRLFGYQGAPAADVAALEDVLARVSVMAEDLPELASVELYPVAVAERGASVLHATIRLRPAERRTDALRRALPG, via the coding sequence GTGGACCAGCCAGGACGGGCCGACGGGCGGGAGTACCCGGTCGAGTGGGAGGCCGACGTCGTGCTGCGCGACGGCTCGACCACGCACGTGCGGCCCATCCGCCCCGAGGACGCCGACGCGCTCCAGCGTTTCCAGATGGCCCAGTCGGAGCGCTCCACGTACCTGAGGTTCTTCGCCGCGCTGCAGCGCATCCCGGACCGGCTGCTCACCCAGCTCGTCACCGTTGACCATGTGCGCCGGGTCGCGCTCGTCGCGGTCCGGCCCGGGGCGGACGACGACGGCGCGAGCCGCGAGGACATCGTCGGCGTCACGCGCTACGACGTGACCGACGACGAGCCCGGGCGACGCACCGCCGAGGTCGCCTTCAACATCGCGGACGCCCTGCAGGGCCAGGGCCTCGGCTCGGTGCTGCTGGAGCACATCGCCGCAGCCGCGCGCGAGCGGGGCGTGCACCGGTTCATCGCCGAGGTGCTGCCGCAGAATCGCGCCATGCTGGGCGTGTTCCGGGAGGCGGGCTACGACGTCGAGCAGCACCTGGACGACGGCGTGGTGACCGTCTCGGTCGACCTCGACCCCACCGACCGGTCCCGCGAGGTGATGGCCGACCGCGAGCACCGCACCGAGGCCCGCTCCATGCAGGGCCTGCTCTCGGCGCGCCGCGTGCTCCTGGTCGGGCCCACGGGCGCCGCCGGGCCCGCTTCCGCCGCGGAGGACATCGACCAGCTCCTCGTGTCCCGCGTCCGCGAGGCCTACGCCGCCGACCCCGGCGACACCGAGCTCCTGGTGCTTGGCGACGACGTGACCTGGGCGGACCTCGCCCCGAAGAACAACGACACCGAGAGCACCGTCGACCTCGCCGTCGTCGCCGCCCCGCCCGACGAGGTGATCGACGCCGTCCGCCGCCTGCGCGGCACCGGTGCGCACGGCGTCGTCGTGCTCTCGGCGGGCTGGGCCGAGACCGGGCCCGCCGGCGTCGCCCGCCGCCGCGAGCTGCTGCGCACCGCGCACGCCGAGGGCATGCGCGTGGTGGGCCCGGCGAGCTACGGCCTGCTCACCAACGTCCCGGGCGCGAGCCTGCGCGCGAGCCTGGCGCTCACGGCCCCGCGCCCCGGCCGCGTCGGCCTGTTCAGCCAGAGCGCGCCCACCGCCGTCACCGCGGCCGAGACCGTCAAGCGCCGGGGCCTGGGCCTGTCCACGCTCGTCTCGGCGGGGCACCGGGCGGACGTGTCGGGCAACGACGTCATGCAGTACTGGCAGGACGACCCGCACACCGACGTCGTCTGCCTGTACCTGGAGACGCTCGGCAACCCCCGCAAGTTCTCGCGCATCGCCCGCCGCCTCGCGCTGGTCAAGCCCGTGGTCGTGGTCGTGGCGGGCCGGCACGGCAGCGTGGTGCCGCCCGGGCACACCGTCCGGGCCACGCGCGCCCCGCGCCGCATGCTCGACGAGGTGCTGCGGCAGTCGGGCGTGATCCGCGCGGAGAACACCCACCAGCTCATGGACGTCGCGCAGGTGCTCGCCCACCAGCCGCTCCCGACGGGCGGCCGGGTGGGCATCCTCGCGAGCTCGCCGTCGCTCGCGGCGCTCGTGGCCGACGCCGTCGCCGCGGCGGGCCTGACCGTCGTCGGGCCGCCGGAGCCGCTGTCCGCGGGGGCGCCCGACGACGAGATCGCCGCCGCCGTCGACGCCCTGTACGGGCCGGACGCGTGCGACGCCGTCGTCGTGGTCTCCGTGCCCGTGGTGCTGCCGCGTACCGACGCGATGGCGCGCGCGGTGGCGGAGGCCGCCGCCCGCACCGGCCGCACCACCGTGGTCAGCGCGCTGGGCCTGCACGGCATGCCGGACGAGCTCGCCGCGACCGTGCCCGAGGGCCTGCCGGGCGCGGGCGAGGAGATCCGCATCCCCGCCTTCTCCACGCCCGAGGACGCCGTCTGGGCGCTCGGCGAGGTGGTGCGCTACGCGCGGTGGCGCACCCAGGACCACGGCAGCCCGGTCCGCCCGGCCCTCCGGGAGGGCGTGTCCGACGGCGTGGCCCGCACCCAGGCGCGCACCCTCGTCGGGTCGCTGCTCGCCCGCCACCCCGACGGCACGACCCTGGACCAGGACGCCGCGACCGAGCTGCTCGCCTGCTACGGCCTGCGGCTGTGGGGCTCCCGCAGCGTCCGCGCGCCCCAGGAGGCGGTGGCCGCCGCGGAGGAGCTGGGCTGGCCCGTGGCCCTCAAGATCGCCTCGCCCGCGCTGCGGCACCGCGCCGACCTGGGCGGCGTACGCCTCGACATCGCGGACGCCGAGGACCTCGTCGAGGACGCCGAGCGGATGCTCGCCTCGGCGTCGGCCCTGCTGCCCGCCCCGGACCCGGTGCTGGAGGTGCAGGCCATGGCGCCCACGGGCGTGGCGTGCGTGGTGCGGTCCGTGGAGGACGAGCTGTTCGGTCCCGTGGTCTCCTTCGGCGTGGCGGGCGACGCCGTCGACCTGCTCGACGACGTGACCCACGGCGTGCCGCCGCTGACCGACGTGGACGTGGCCCGGATGGTGCGCGGCGTGCGTGCCGCGCCCCGGCTGTTCGGCTACCAGGGGGCGCCGGCCGCCGACGTCGCCGCCCTGGAGGACGTGCTGGCCCGCGTCTCGGTCATGGCGGAGGACCTGCCGGAGCTCGCGTCGGTGGAGCTGTACCCGGTCGCGGTGGCGGAGCGCGGGGCCTCGGTGCTGCACGCCACGATCCGCCTTCGACCCGCCGAACGGCGCACGGACGCCCTGCGCAGAGCGCTGCCGGGCTAA
- a CDS encoding DNA gyrase/topoisomerase IV subunit A — protein MARKPSQPLDESEIHEKVVDIDVASEMETSFLEYAYSVIYSRALPDARDGLKPVQRRILYMMSDMGLRPDRAHVKSSRVVGEVMGKLHPHGDAPIYDALVRLAQDFSLRLPLVDGHGNFGSLDDGPAAPRYTEARLAAPSMAMTTGLDENVVNFVPNYDNKLTQPEVLPAAIPNLLVNGASGIAVGMATNMAPHNLVEVVSAAQHLIKNPEATLEDLQRFVPGPDLPTGGKIVGLDGVRDGYRTGRGSFRTRATARIENVTPRRKGIVVTELPYLVGPEKVIEKIADGVKAKRIQGVSNVQDLTDRTHGLRLVIEVKTGFDPDAVLEQLYRVTPLEDSFGINNVALVDGQPRTLGLLEMLRVWVDHRISVVRRRSQYRLDKRLERLHLVDGLLIAIVDIDEVIQVIRSSDDAAIARDRLREIFELSEPQASYILDLQLRRLTKFSRIELEKEAEELRREIAELEQILGDEKLLRRLVSTEMGEVARTYGTPRRTVLLDAAGGSVGSVAVTPANGRKKNVEPIDLQIKDMPTRVVLSATGLLARLPDDVPVPREGNRAAHDALRGDAAASTRGHVGLVTSAGRMLRISVLDLPSLPPTDGAPSLSGGIPVSELVELEHKETVLGVTGLGAEAPTIAVGTAQGVVKRIAPSDAPAKGDEWPVIALKDGDTVVGAAVVSEDDELVFVADDTSLLHFPASSVRPQGRAAGGMAGIKLAADKRAVFFGAVPAGVEATVVTIAGAGDSLPGIEPGAGKVTPFALYPGKGRATGGVRSQRLLKGEDGLILAWVGATPPRALGAGGQPVDLPEVDDRRDGSGTPIAVPVAVIG, from the coding sequence ATGGCGCGCAAGCCGTCGCAGCCGCTCGACGAGAGCGAGATCCACGAGAAGGTCGTGGACATCGACGTCGCCTCGGAGATGGAGACCTCGTTCCTCGAGTACGCCTACTCCGTCATCTACTCGCGGGCGCTCCCCGATGCGCGCGACGGCCTCAAGCCGGTGCAGCGCCGCATCCTCTACATGATGTCGGACATGGGGCTGCGCCCCGACCGCGCGCACGTCAAGTCGTCGCGCGTCGTCGGCGAGGTGATGGGAAAGCTCCACCCGCACGGTGACGCCCCCATCTACGACGCGCTGGTGCGCCTGGCGCAGGACTTCTCGCTGCGGCTGCCGCTCGTGGACGGGCACGGCAACTTCGGCTCGCTCGACGACGGCCCCGCGGCCCCCCGGTACACGGAGGCGCGGCTCGCGGCGCCGTCGATGGCGATGACCACGGGGCTCGACGAGAACGTCGTCAACTTCGTGCCGAACTACGACAACAAGCTCACCCAGCCCGAGGTGCTGCCCGCCGCGATCCCGAACCTGCTGGTCAACGGCGCGTCCGGCATCGCCGTCGGCATGGCGACGAACATGGCGCCGCACAACCTGGTCGAGGTCGTGTCCGCGGCGCAGCACCTGATCAAGAACCCCGAGGCCACGCTGGAGGACCTGCAGCGGTTCGTGCCCGGCCCGGACCTGCCCACGGGCGGCAAGATCGTGGGGCTCGACGGCGTGCGCGACGGCTACCGCACCGGCCGCGGCAGCTTCCGCACCCGCGCCACCGCGCGGATCGAGAACGTGACCCCGCGCCGCAAGGGCATCGTCGTCACCGAGCTGCCGTACCTGGTGGGCCCGGAGAAGGTGATCGAGAAGATCGCCGACGGCGTCAAGGCCAAGCGCATCCAGGGCGTGTCCAACGTCCAGGACCTCACCGACCGCACGCACGGCCTGCGCCTCGTGATCGAGGTCAAGACCGGCTTCGACCCGGACGCCGTGCTGGAGCAGCTCTACCGCGTCACGCCGCTCGAGGACTCGTTCGGCATCAACAACGTGGCCCTGGTCGACGGCCAGCCGCGCACGCTCGGCCTGCTCGAGATGCTGCGGGTCTGGGTGGACCACCGCATCTCCGTGGTGCGGCGCCGCTCGCAGTACCGCCTCGACAAGCGGCTGGAGCGGCTGCACCTGGTCGACGGCCTGCTCATCGCGATCGTCGACATCGACGAGGTCATCCAGGTGATCCGGTCGTCCGACGACGCCGCCATCGCCCGGGACCGCCTGCGCGAGATCTTCGAGCTGTCCGAGCCGCAGGCGTCCTACATCCTGGACCTGCAGCTGCGCCGGCTGACCAAGTTCTCCCGCATCGAGCTGGAGAAGGAGGCCGAGGAGCTGCGCCGCGAGATCGCGGAGCTGGAGCAGATCCTCGGCGACGAGAAGCTGCTGCGCCGCCTGGTGAGCACCGAGATGGGCGAGGTGGCGCGCACGTACGGCACGCCGCGCCGCACCGTGCTGCTCGACGCCGCCGGCGGGTCCGTCGGCTCGGTGGCCGTGACCCCGGCGAACGGGCGCAAGAAGAACGTCGAGCCGATCGACCTGCAGATCAAGGACATGCCGACGCGCGTCGTGCTGTCCGCCACGGGCCTGCTGGCCCGGCTCCCCGACGACGTCCCGGTGCCCCGCGAGGGCAACCGCGCCGCGCACGACGCCCTGCGGGGCGACGCCGCCGCGTCCACGCGCGGCCACGTGGGCCTCGTGACGTCGGCCGGCCGGATGCTGCGCATCTCCGTGCTGGACCTGCCGTCGCTCCCGCCGACCGACGGCGCGCCGTCGCTGTCCGGCGGCATCCCGGTCAGCGAGCTGGTGGAGCTGGAGCACAAGGAGACGGTCCTGGGCGTGACCGGCCTCGGCGCGGAGGCCCCGACGATCGCCGTCGGGACCGCGCAGGGCGTCGTCAAGCGCATCGCGCCGTCGGACGCCCCGGCCAAGGGCGACGAGTGGCCCGTCATCGCGCTCAAGGACGGCGACACCGTGGTGGGTGCCGCCGTCGTGAGCGAGGACGACGAGCTGGTGTTCGTCGCCGACGACACGTCGCTGCTGCACTTCCCCGCGTCCTCGGTGCGGCCGCAGGGCCGCGCGGCCGGCGGCATGGCGGGCATCAAGCTCGCCGCCGACAAGCGGGCCGTGTTCTTCGGTGCCGTCCCCGCCGGGGTCGAGGCGACCGTCGTGACCATCGCGGGCGCCGGTGACTCGCTGCCGGGGATCGAGCCGGGCGCGGGCAAGGTGACGCCGTTCGCGCTGTACCCGGGCAAGGGCCGGGCGACCGGCGGTGTCCGGTCGCAGCGGCTCCTGAAGGGTGAGGACGGTCTGATCCTCGCCTGGGTCGGCGCCACTCCCCCGCGGGCGCTCGGTGCCGGCGGCCAGCCCGTGGACCTGCCCGAGGTCGACGACCGCCGGGACGGTTCCGGGACGCCGATCGCGGTGCCGGTCGCGGTGATCGGCTGA
- a CDS encoding YciI family protein, with the protein MTDTWVFLIRENDWDSDAYLPGGPSADLSEDEDMAAHQRFGEAVAALGAKITGSNALQNAKYGGVVTAGADGGEPVYTDAPFTDTNEVITGYYEIECDEATARKIAGLVPSSNAVEWRKVVQFGS; encoded by the coding sequence ATGACCGACACCTGGGTCTTCCTGATCCGCGAGAACGACTGGGATTCGGACGCGTACCTCCCCGGAGGTCCGTCCGCGGACCTGTCCGAGGACGAGGACATGGCCGCGCACCAGCGCTTCGGCGAGGCCGTGGCCGCGCTCGGGGCGAAGATCACCGGCAGCAACGCCCTGCAGAACGCCAAGTACGGCGGGGTGGTCACCGCCGGGGCGGACGGCGGCGAGCCGGTGTACACCGACGCACCGTTCACGGACACGAACGAAGTGATCACCGGCTACTACGAGATCGAGTGCGACGAGGCCACCGCACGCAAGATCGCCGGGCTCGTGCCGAGCTCGAACGCGGTCGAGTGGCGCAAGGTCGTGCAGTTCGGCTCCTGA
- a CDS encoding DUF6596 domain-containing protein, whose translation MPIDPAAFRTAWPQVVRTLAVTTRSLDRGEEYAAEAFARAAAQPDGAIDDLVGWCVQVGRRTWFDMLRHQRVLYRLQPQLARPEVADVDVPHTPGDDLDDRLALLFVACDDALAPGAQLVLAMRVVCGLTIRQIAGHLGIAEATAAARLTRAKSALARTRGEFAVPDEPARALRLPVVLSCVAGLFTVGQRETPEPADATQDPARDAATLAEALVAEYPGDPEVLGLRAVCRLGLARRPGRVRDGVALPLDEVDRAAWDRRLLRAGLDDAATALTWSTSPGASDSPGRFVLEAAISGVHATASDAAETDWPRLAQLYDALQDTWPSPATRVARLVVLGRLALRDGGDLVPVERELEELVADGPPYAARDASLALADLARRTGRTDEAAGRYRELLDVVPEGPLREFCRRYVG comes from the coding sequence GTGCCGATCGATCCCGCGGCGTTCCGCACCGCCTGGCCCCAGGTGGTGCGGACGCTCGCCGTGACCACGCGCAGCCTGGACCGCGGTGAGGAGTACGCCGCGGAGGCGTTCGCGCGCGCCGCGGCCCAGCCGGACGGCGCCATCGACGACCTCGTCGGCTGGTGCGTGCAGGTCGGCCGGCGCACGTGGTTCGACATGCTGCGCCACCAGCGGGTGCTCTACCGGCTCCAGCCCCAGCTCGCGCGCCCGGAGGTGGCCGACGTGGACGTGCCGCACACGCCCGGCGACGACCTGGACGACCGGCTCGCGCTGCTCTTCGTCGCCTGCGACGACGCCCTCGCCCCCGGGGCCCAGCTCGTGCTCGCGATGCGGGTGGTCTGCGGGCTGACGATCCGGCAGATCGCGGGGCACCTCGGCATCGCGGAGGCGACCGCGGCCGCCCGGCTGACCCGCGCCAAGTCGGCGCTGGCCCGGACGCGCGGCGAGTTCGCCGTGCCGGACGAGCCCGCGCGGGCCTTGCGGCTGCCCGTCGTGCTGTCCTGCGTCGCGGGACTGTTCACCGTGGGGCAGCGAGAGACGCCCGAACCCGCGGACGCCACGCAGGACCCGGCACGGGACGCGGCAACGCTGGCCGAGGCCCTGGTCGCGGAGTACCCCGGCGACCCCGAGGTGCTCGGCCTGCGCGCGGTGTGCCGGCTCGGCCTGGCCCGGCGGCCCGGCCGGGTGCGCGACGGCGTCGCCCTCCCGCTCGACGAGGTGGACCGCGCGGCCTGGGACCGGCGCCTGCTGCGCGCCGGCCTCGACGACGCGGCGACCGCGCTCACGTGGTCGACGTCGCCCGGCGCGTCGGACTCGCCCGGCCGCTTCGTGCTGGAGGCCGCAATCTCGGGGGTGCACGCCACGGCGTCGGACGCCGCGGAGACGGACTGGCCGCGGCTGGCCCAGCTCTACGACGCCCTGCAGGACACCTGGCCCTCCCCGGCGACGCGGGTCGCCCGGCTCGTGGTGCTCGGCCGGCTCGCGCTGCGCGACGGCGGCGACCTGGTGCCGGTCGAGCGCGAGCTCGAGGAGCTGGTCGCCGACGGTCCGCCGTACGCCGCCCGCGACGCGAGCCTCGCCCTCGCCGACCTGGCCCGCCGGACCGGCCGCACCGACGAGGCGGCCGGGCGGTACCGGGAGCTGCTGGATGTCGTGCCCGAGGGGCCGCTGCGCGAGTTCTGCCGTCGATACGTGGGGTAG